The segment tttaataatttgactaattatctatattatttttataataaaaattgtatttaattttaaatgcatttaTGCATTTGCAGGGCAGCATGGATTACATGCTAATTCCTAATAAAATTTGATACTTTATATGGAAATGACGCATAGGCTTCCTACTCGAAGTTATATCTTTGAACATGGCATCTCAACTATATATGTTCGAAGTGCCATAAACCAGAAACACATTGCATATTCTTAGGGATTGCATGCAGATGGGCTTGTTTCTTCTGGATTTTACTTCTAGTCCCTCTCCCTTCAAAATCCTCTTCAAATATGACTCCAGCATAATATGTACCAAAAGGTCTCGTGTAATTatgcttttggcaatttggcaACTATGGCTTTGCAGAAACAACTATATTTTTAGACAATCCATAATGTCTCTCTATGCACTATCTCACACCACCAAACTATCCACTTAGCtataaattacactttttttggCCGCAGCTAATCATATAGAACTCATCTGTAATCAAATGTTTGTTTGTTGGCAACAACCGCTGGCCCCTTTTTCCACGACGGGTTCCAAATTGCCTAGAATTTAGGGTATAAGCatttaattttggaattagATTCTTAATACGTAAATCTCCTGGCTAACTTCCAGTGGCATTTGGGACCCGACTTTGTCTAACCTTGGTTTTGGATTGCTAAAGACCTCCTCTCATCCAAATTACACGGTGCATTCATGTCAATTTTTCCAGAGTAATGTTAGGGATATACTCCTTTCTACGCCAAATCACATCTTATTTGCGAGTTAActcttaattaaattttagaatttatttttaaatacatacAGTGAACTTACTTGAAAGTGCTAAAATCCAATTAAGAATCAACACACAATTGGCATTACTCACTTATGTTTTGGCAGAGTACAGAGAACAAAATATCATAACGAAGGAATACTCTCAAATAATATATCcttgattttccaaaaataataattgtggggGATAAAATCTGTCAGCGGATGTTGGGCCGTAGTTCATGTATCAAGCCCAAccacgataagaagaaaaggcagGGGGTGCAGGATATCCCATCCTAACtatgatgggccgggcctgcttaggggcgtccgaggaggagtacctcctcggactcgccaagtgagTATCAAAATCGCACCTCCTACCTGGCGAAAGGTCACTCAATACGAAGGAATGGTGCATGGCGTCcaggaaggggggcaaccacaactgccgcattaaatgccaaggaactacttttccagccgcattaatgtggaagggacagaaaggcagaatcatcttggccagtgcaactcacagaaaagaaaaaggatgacctatgggacaggcactcaagtggaaGGTCAGATGGCTGACAAGTGTAGAGTCATGATCTTaagaaggatgctatataagagaagaagatccCCATGGAAAAGGGATCGCAAgctgaacaaagaaaaagatagagaaagagaaaagagacaGAAGAATATGAAATAGCCCCAGGGACCATCACTCCAAAGGTTTGAAGGGATAtccttacgtccaactggttgcatggcacGGTCGTAACTGCGTTTCTTCTGTCGAAGatctagttctgtaacctactctctacaaattcattgttaagGGACTGTTGGACCAGAATCACCTGTCTTTTGGGCCAGAGCCCCAAAATCGTGcccttacaataataataaaagaaaagaactgaaaataggaaaaaaagaaaagaaaaagaaagttaagccgttaaaaaaatgtattttttcatTACGAATAATtgcataaaaaacaaaaagttgtgGACTGAGTCTCCGCCTATGAAGtcaggaaaatttttttatacggAAAAAACAGAGAAGTCattacctttctctctctctctctctctctcccactttCTTTCTAAATAAAACGTAGTGCGTGAGACTTGTAAAAGCAGTCACAGAGAGCTCAGAGAGGAGGAAAAAGATGGTTGATTCAAAGGTGGAGACGATCTCAAGACTAGCTCAATGGAAAATCGAGAACTTCGGGTCTTGTTCTTACAAAAAGTCTGACCCTTTCAAGGTCGGAATCTGGAACTGGtaacacactctctctctcccttcacacACAATTTGTACTGTCTCTGTATGCAATAATGAACAATGGGTTGGTGTTTGATTCACTGATTTTGACATGGGCTTGCAGGCATTTGTCGATAGAGAAGAATCGGTACCTCTACATTCGTCTATTTCCAGAGCCTTCACGATTCTCCAAGGAACAGCCTCCACTTGCTCGCTTTGTCCTCCGAGTCTCTAACACTGGCCTTAATCGCAAGCCTTACATATCCCCAAGTATGATGCACCCAGTTTCTGTTTTCTGattatgtgtttatatatgcATCCTTGTTTTGTGTCTGTCTGTGTTGTGTGTTTCTGATTTTTGAGTCTTATGTGGCTGAGATGTTTATTTTTgtgccaaaaaaagaaaaaagaaaaaacctataAGCAAATTACTATGAGAAGAAAAGCAAGGTGAACATTTATGCAAGCTGATGCTGTAGATGTTTTGTTCTTGATAATATTTAGTAGTTTGTATTACAATATGATGGGGGATAAGGGATAACTACTACTCAGTGTTGGTAAAAGTGTCAAGCGCACTTAAGCTCCCAAAGCGTCTTTGGAGCCTAGGCGCAAAGCGCAGAGCAtaactgtggatgtgatttaacTTGGATAAAAACTTGTATGGGGATGGGATTTAGGATTTGATCGCAAATAAGTTTTTATCATTTTGATCAATGCATGATTGTTATTAAGAAATACTTACCATAACATCTGTATTTGAGCTTGGCCAATTCAGGGAAAACTCTTTTTGATACTTTTCCAAATGGGAAGCAAAAGGCACAAGGAGTATATCTTATGAAAAGTGGGTAAAGTAGTGTCTTTTTGATTTCTATGACATAGATTTTTAAGCTTATTCCATCTGCTTAAACTCAACTCTGCTCTCAGTCTGGCTAGAATATACTGCAACAGTACATTCTTGCACACAAAATCATGAAACTATGAGGATTTTTTGTGTGGTAAAAGCATCTTCTGTATGTGCCTTGATATCCAAACTAAGTAGATGTATTCATCCAGAGAACAAGAAAGAAGTAACAACAAACTTAGAGAAGGTGGCTTTTTTGTGGCCCAATGGACCCGGTTTCTTGTTGAAAGGAGTGTACTAGATATGGATATGATTTCAGATATAAACATATGTCAACACGActattttgttctttaaaaGTGGGTTGAACGCCTTGTAATCAGAAATCATGTTCTCCTTTCTCCTAAGTAATTCCTTGATGAGGATTGCACTTGCTCCCTTCATCTATTATGCAAGAGGTTTGGATAGATAGTGAGGGTATTGTGGGTTCAATTGGAAGTGATCTATTTCTTGGGGATACTTTTGGCTTAGTGTTGCTGAACCTAGTGTGTATGACTTGAGTTACAAACTTACAATAAGCATTAATCAGGCGTCACGCAGTTTTCTGTTCGAGCTTTAGTACATTTAGTCATCTTCCATTCTCCTCTACTCCCCTCatctccctccatccaaacatgGGGTTATATTTCTGAATATCAATTTACTCATTTAGTCCATATTATGGGTCTGCAAAATTTCTGTTATGTTCTTTCATGAGTCTTCTTCTGTGTATGTTGTAAATAATGTAATTCTTGTCTCTTCATCTGGTTTTGAGTTTCCAGCAtgtagtgtgtgtatatatttcaattgaaaaaaagaagaagaataaaaagtcCAACTGTGGTTGTAATATTATCCAATTTATGAATACATATTATAGAACTTAGACTCTTAAAGGGAGATGAGGTCAGACTGCAATTCTTTATGCCTTGCCCATATTACAGtgggaaaaatataaaaacttttgaCCTATTTGGCACAAAGAATTAACTTCAGTTCTAACAGAAGTTCCCCCATTCCAATAGAGATTATTGAAATTCATGAATGTCATTTTAAGCTCCAATACGGTGATATGTTTTTGTGTATAAATAATGCTATCTTGCATCATGGTGTAGTTCATGAGAGACTGCTTCGGAATTGCGAAGACTTTGTTTGGCCAGTTGATTCCACCTTTCATGGTCGCTTCATCATTGATGTTGAGTTTCTGGACCTGAAGATCTGCCCTGTGAATGTGAGTAACTTTCTGAATTCCTAATTTGAGGTGCTATGATGTTGGTTTGTGTGAAAGTGTTTTATATGCTGGTTGCTCTCTATCTCTCTCGTGGAGCtccattttaatatatatgcaTTATAATGTGTCATAAAATTTTTCTAGTAGTAGAAAGTTGAATTTGGGAACCTGTAAAGGATACTCATTTCCAGTCTGGTTCCTTTGAGTCTATGACCTAGTGACTTTAGGCAAGAAACATgttttacatgatttttttttttttaaattaaaaaaaaaaaaaaaaaaaaaaaaaaaaaaaaacaacaacaacaacaacaacaacaacttagGAAATCATGCatcaaaacaaaatgcaagtgtctacaacaacaaccaagcctaATTTCCAAAACTATTGGAAAGCCTACGTCTCTGAATTTCTTTAAAGCTTGCTGTACCTTTTCTTCATTAAGTATTGATCTTTGCATGCTGAAACTCAGGGTGGAGAAGCCAGTTCTATATGGCCAAGTGATGGGCTTATGAAGTCTGTGGCAGCCGAAAGCACACTTCGGTGTCTCTCTCGTATGCTTGAGGAGGCTATCCATTCTGATGTGACAATTAACACTGCCGATGGCACTTTAAGAGCTCACAAGGCAATTTTATCAGCAAGTTCCCCTGTGTTTCAAAGCATGTTTCGTCATAACCTAAAGGAAAAGGAATCATCTTTGATCTACATAGAAGACATGTCACTGGAATCCTGCACAACACTTCTCACTTACTTGTATGGAACCATAAAACAAGAAGATTTCTGGAAGCACCGGCTGGCACTACTGGGGGCAGCCAACAAATATGACATTGCTGACCTTAAAGATGCTTGCGAGGAAAGCCTCCTAGAAGACATTAACTCAGCGAATGTGCTTGAGAGGCTGCAAGAGGCTTGGCTTTATCAGTTGGACAGGTTGAAGAAAGGGTGTTTGACATACTTGTTCGACTTTGGCAAGATATATGATGTTAGAGATGAGGTTAATAACTTTTTCAGGCAAGCAGACAGGGAACTAATGCTGGAGATGTTCCAAGAGGTGCTTACAGTTTGGAAGCCTATATAAACTAACATGGGAATTTGTATTTAGTCATTAGATGCTTGTATATATATTCATGCATGTATGTGCATGTTAAGGTTTTTACATCAGAAACTTAGTTTCTGTTGTTAAGAATACTTTTATTTGTGATCAATGTGGAAGTCTCATCTGGGTGTAAGAATTCTATAAGTTTGAAGCAAATGAGGTTGTACTTTTATCAATGTACTTCCTCGGAATGTTATCATATATGCAGTCGTTAGGCGGGGATATGAATGGCCTCTCCTGCGTTGAGTTTCTAGATCACATCCATTGGCAAgtccaaaatccaaattaagATATTAAAATACCATTAGCTCCTCTGTTTCATTTTACGAGTTCTGAGATTACCTTTTCGCCAGGAATTGCTTCATATCACATTTATCATAACGTTTAcgtgttaaattttttatttgtctttatCTTTCATTCCTTACAGGAATAATGAAATCACTAATTTTAACGTTCCATACTATATTACTTTCTTCTCTTCCTATCAACACATTCATTCATAATAGGGAAGTTCCATTCATTAAACAGTCTGGCGTagttcaattattttatattcaaataaaGCAAGGGTAGgttgtgaaattatttagtAATAGGTGCTAAGAGTCTTCTAGTTTAGTGGTATTGCTCTCTCATAATTGATCTCCATTCCCGTTATTGTAACTTTGTAACTATCCCAATTATAAAAAAACTTGCATCCCACCATAtactaatatttataaatatactaatcaatatttatatttctttaattACTATTCTATTCTCATCCCGCCAAATActggtactctctctctctctaataatcCACTTTCACTTACATCTCTACCTTAAATATGTTGAAGCCATTTCATTAGAGATAACAAAATATCTTCTACCTGCCCTACCCTAGACCTACCTCGTTGTCATCTTGCGCAAGATTTTCCTATCTTGAAGAAGGGATAGGGTAGGGATGATGCACCCAT is part of the Quercus robur chromosome 9, dhQueRobu3.1, whole genome shotgun sequence genome and harbors:
- the LOC126698194 gene encoding BTB/POZ domain-containing protein At1g21780 is translated as MVDSKVETISRLAQWKIENFGSCSYKKSDPFKVGIWNWHLSIEKNRYLYIRLFPEPSRFSKEQPPLARFVLRVSNTGLNRKPYISPIHERLLRNCEDFVWPVDSTFHGRFIIDVEFLDLKICPVNGGEASSIWPSDGLMKSVAAESTLRCLSRMLEEAIHSDVTINTADGTLRAHKAILSASSPVFQSMFRHNLKEKESSLIYIEDMSLESCTTLLTYLYGTIKQEDFWKHRLALLGAANKYDIADLKDACEESLLEDINSANVLERLQEAWLYQLDRLKKGCLTYLFDFGKIYDVRDEVNNFFRQADRELMLEMFQEVLTVWKPI